Proteins encoded in a region of the Podospora pseudopauciseta strain CBS 411.78 chromosome 6, whole genome shotgun sequence genome:
- a CDS encoding hypothetical protein (COG:I; EggNog:ENOG503NWD7), which produces MLSSLQLVPPAAVIHSAVWAAAPPLTLALTRALTSTTRRIASQAPRAIHNSTPRLHPRLAIPPTSHHPPKIPGYRRLETTNTLSPFFSSNQPPLGDLPSSTSSWRSPPPSSLDERPVLIIGAGSIGRRVALIWASNSRPVTLYDVSDDALKSATEYLTDNLGEYCAARGTHPGHVYTTSNIRVATTTGRHESAPPPSCPAEEAELESGSKGPWLAIECLPENLSLKVDVLSLAEGYLPLDCIICSNSSSLMTSEMIKYGDNELQYPERLLNTHYFIPPRNRMVEVMSSSKTNPKIFPFLTDQMENVGLRPMVVPPGVQSPGFIFNRIWAACKRETLEVLSEGVARPEDVDALFRDFFHAEKGPCERMDEVGLDTVYKVGKHNLERSRDLGGGEALKWLKKTYLDRGMKGERTGDGLYTREERAELKMKHRLEKWKEVEETQGASQRGFTNHHHIPKKLNKCIMSSESKTFPFPIPTSITGGCLCGSVRYRVTFPPDHDFLRFSQTCQCTQCRKQTGSLFFAEHVIAPASTAFTLTNKENPTLKHYSTSPKAYRWFCSNCGSFLYWQPLDNEKDYICLAVGSIDQVYLVGGENDEGVPKEGYGLALVGGGGEHLFCQNEIKGVTDDIPLLGRKRGTRVMDGGESA; this is translated from the exons ATGCTATCCTCGCTGCAACTTGTGCCCCCAGCTGCTGTAATCCACAGTGCAGTCTGGGCAGCAGCTCCCCCACTAACACTGGCTCTCACCAGAGCCCTCACCAGCACAACACGCCGTATTGCGTCACAGGCACCAAGAGCGATACACAACTCAACCCCCCGCCTTCACCCCCGCCTTGCAATCCCGCCAACCTcgcaccaccctcccaagATTCCCGGCTACCGCCGCCTCGAAACaaccaacaccctctcccccttcttctccagcaaccaacccccactGGGCGAcctcccttcctccacctcctcctggcggtcccctccgccctcctccctcgacgAGCGCCCCGTTTTGATCATTGGCGCTGGTTCCATCGGCCGCCGAGTAGCCCTGATATGGGCCTCCAACTCCCGCCCAGTTACCCTCTACGATGTCTCCGATGACGCCCTCAAGTCAGCGACAGAATACCTTACTGATAACCTCGGCGAGTATTGCGCTGCGAGAGGTACCCACCCCGGGCATGTCTACACCACCTCCAATATCCGAgtagccaccaccaccggccgTCACGAGAGCGCACCTCCGCCATCATGTCCCGCAGAGGAAGCGGAGCTCGAGAGTGGCAGCAAGGGCCCTTGGTTGGCGATTGAGTGCCTCCCCGAGAACCTCAGTCTCAAGGTCGATGTTCTTTCGTTGGCCGAGGGCTATCTACCGCTGGATTGCATCATCTgttccaacagcagcagtctcATGACGTCGGAGATGATCAAGTACGGAGATAATGAACTGCAATATCCGGAGCGGTTGCTGAATACGCACTACTTCATCCCGCCGAGGAATAGAATGGTGGAGGTTATGTCTTCCTCGAAGACCAACCCCAAGATCTTCCCGTTTTTGACGGACCAGATGGAGAATGTGGGATTGAGGCCAATGGTAGTTCCACCTGGAGTGCAGAGCCCGGGGTTCATCTTCAATAGGATCTGGGCGGCGTGCAAGAGGGAGACATTGGAGGTGTTGAGTGAGGGAGTGGCAAGGCCGGAGGATGTCGATGCGTTGTTTAGGGATTTCTTCCATGCGGAGAAAGGTCCGTGTGAGAGGATGGatgaggttgggttggataCTGTTTACAAGGTTGGGAAGCATAACCTGGAGAGGAGCAgggatttggggggtggagaggcGTTGAAGTGGCTGAAGAAGACTTATTTGGATAGGGGaatgaagggggagaggactGGGGATGGGCTGTATAccagggaggagagggcggaaTTGAAAATGAAGCATAGGTTGGAGAAGTggaaggaggttgaagagacACAGGGAGC ATCGCAACGTGGTTTTACtaatcatcatcacatcccCAAGAAGCTCAACAAGTGCATTATGAGTTCCGAATCCAAGaccttccctttcccaaTTCCGACCTCGATCACGGGAGGTTGCCTCTGCGGCTCGGTCCGCTACCGCGTCACCTTCCCACCTGACCACGACTTCCTCCGCTTCTCACAAACCTGCCAATGCACCCAATGCCGAAAGCAAACAGGCTCTCTCTTCTTTGCTGAGCATGTCATTGCTCCAGCTTCCACCGCCTTCACCCTGACTAATAAAGAGAATCCCACTCTCAAGCATTACAGCACCAGTCCAAAGGCATACAGATGGTTTTGCTCAAACTGTGGCTCGTTTCTCTATTGGCAGCCGCTCGACAACGAGAAGGATTACATCTGCTTGGCGGTGGGGAGCATCGATCAGGTGTATcttgtgggtggtgagaatgATGAAGGTGTGCCGAAGGAGGGATATGGGCTGGCGCTTgtgggtgggggaggcgaACATCTCTTTTGCCAGAATGAGATCAAGGGCGTGACGGACGATATTCCGCTGTTGGGCAGGAAGAGAGGGACGAGAGTTATGGATGGGGGTGAGTCGGCCTAG
- a CDS encoding hypothetical protein (EggNog:ENOG503P2PP), whose protein sequence is MSKPSGSTEIPVDDDDKQDYDETSPLLGQPHQNNTPSASKMPLPSQDNDPLKGAGSNPQAQPDTSDQAPTNPNNALSASQPPEEQNRGLTKNPPAKKSTPTVLKSDTDLSWGQPAGLPIRRTNDENLVIFRRAVGINSTLPGSTDCRSLEEGRKSAMGMYAAAMRAQRNKKMISRLVNLIVYASHFFQIIVGASLTALGPSAGEHTILITVLGAVNTVIAGVLALLKGQGLPERLRHQVAEFRKLQDWIEQTEALLSVGVIGRDRKEVGLLVQVAFKKYNAAKECEEATSQPENNSNGYGNGYDNDHDHSEGSEPRRRQRLSDIPPLQ, encoded by the coding sequence ATGTCTAAACCAAGTGGCTCCACTGAGATCCctgtcgacgacgacgataaACAAGACTACGACGAGACCTCCCCACTTTTGGGTCAGCCTCATCAAAACAACACACCTTCAGCATCAAAGATGCCGTTGCCATCACAAGATAATGACCCTTTGAAAGGTGCCGGCTCAAATCCCCAGGCACAGCCAGACACCTCCGACCAAGCACCAACAAATCCCAACAATGCGCTATCAGCATCGCAACCCCCTGAAGAGCAAAATAGGGGCCTCACCAAGAATCCCCCCGCCAAGaaatcaaccccaaccgTCTTAAAATCCGACACCGACCTTTCCTGGGGCCAACCCGCCGGCCTCCCCATCCGTCGTACAAACGATGAGAACCTCGTCATCTTCCGTCGTGCCGTCGGCATCAACTCCACCCTCCCAGGCTCAACCGACTGCCGCTCCCTGGAAGAGGGCCGCAAGTCCGCCATGGGCATGTACGCAGCCGCCATGCGCGCCCAGCGCAACAAGAAGATGATCTCCAGACTTGTGAATCTTATAGTGTACGCCTCGCATTTCTTCCAGATCATCGTTGGCGCGTCGTTGACTGCGCTTGGGCCGTCGGCGGGTGAGCACACGATACTGATTACGGTTTTGGGGGCGGTGAACACCGTGATCGCGGGTGTGTTGGCGCTGTTGAAGGGACAGGGATTGCCGGAGAGGTTGAGGCATCAAGTGGCGGAGTTTCGAAAGCTGCAGGACTGGATCGAGCAGACGGAGGCGTTGTTGTCAGTGGGGGTGATTGGGAGGGACAGGAAGGAGGTCGGATTGTTGGTGCAGGTTGCTTTCAAAAAGTATAATGCCGCGAAGGAGTGCGAGGAGGCGACGTCGCAGCCGGAGAATAACAGCAACGGGTATGGCAATGGGTACGATAACGATCATGACCATTCAGAAGGCTCGGAGCCacggaggaggcagaggttGTCGGATATTCCGCCATTGCAATGA
- a CDS encoding hypothetical protein (COG:S; EggNog:ENOG503PEV2): MCSSYPLLTLNPLAGYSLLAALYPSAITNPHGFRLPFNPHRQESSRRQFCCVALCYSLSAANYTIVDVQWDLTIQPGNASSDTISVNGAIENAIDEMGYLHLGQNQTFQNYLRALAQANTARDTEDPTGWGCDIEGVVCQAWAPEKGITYLRGVEGTPKNGPGPNECGRVSCGYGAAIHWCNENGFEKEVTRDGIADGAEDLKGLCGTHRRWSTVKVRVDFKDNWNMVVVENDC, from the exons ATGTGCTCCTCCTATCCACTTCTAACCCTCAACCCTCTTGCCGGTTACAGCCTTTTGGCAGCTCTCTATCCATCTGcaatcaccaacccccacgGCTTCCGACTTCCATTCAACCCACACCGCCAAGAAAGTTCTCGAAGGCAGTTCTGCTGTGTAGCACTTTGTTACTCACTTTCAGCGGC CAACTACACCATCGTCGATGTTCAATGGGACTTAACCATCCAGCCCGGCAACGCTTCCTCTGACACCATCTCCGTCAACGGAGCAATCGAGAACGCGATTGATGAAATGGGATacctccatctcggccagAACCAAACCTTCCAAAACTACCTACGAGCCCTTGCTCAAGCCAACACCGCTCGAGACACGGAAGATCCGACGGGGTGGGGCTGCGACATCGAGGGTGTCGTATGCCAAGCATGGGCTCCAGAAAAAGGTATTACTTACCTCCGTGGGGTCGAGGGCACCCCCAAAAATGGCCCTGGGCCAAACGAATGTGGGCGTGTTAGCTGCGGGTATGGGGCTGCTATTCATTGGTGCAATGAG AATGGCTTTGAGAAAGAAGTCACCCGGGATGGTATTGCGGATGGGGCGGAGGATTTGAAGGGATTGTGTGGGACACATAGGCGTTGGTCAACGGTGAAGGTCAGGGTTGATTTCAAGGATAATTGGAATATGGTCGTGGTGGAGAATGATTGCTGA
- a CDS encoding hypothetical protein (COG:O; EggNog:ENOG503PANI) has product MFVMVQEQEAAVTRKKGHGPKYVILVGGFGRSRYLFSYLKKKLGNEIEILQSRGASPWAAICRGAVIQSISSKGRSNLSIDVQGRISRASYGKGDLGNSDKRVTSSYLRHFFDTNDDQKQTIVEAIYCTTASQPPKVWNDQIKTLCTVKWETKIDLTTLPTFTNPVGKVIYVLKYDIEMTVAGGVLDFAVYRDGVRQGGKSVMIEYENA; this is encoded by the exons ATGTTTGTCATGGTTCAAGAGCAGGAGGCTGCGGTGACTCGGAAGAAGGGACATGGTCCCAAG TATGTCATTCTTGTTGGTGGCTTTGGGCGTTCAAGATATCTCTTTTCTTatctcaagaagaagcttggAAATGAGATTGAGATACTTCAATCTCGTGGCGCCAGCCC CTGGGCCGCCATCTGCCGCGGAGCTGTAATCCAAAGCATTAGCTCCAAAGGCCGTTCGAATCTGTCTATTGATGTTCAGGGGCGGATCTCCAGAGCCAGCTATGGT AAGGGCGACCTCGGGAATTCAGACAAACGTGTCACAAGTTCCTACCTACGTCATTTTTTTGACACAAACGACGACCAGAAACAGACCATTGTGGAGGCTATCTACTGCACAACTGCCTCACAGCCACCCAAAGTCTGGAATGATCAAATCAAGACGCTCTGCACGGTGAAGTGGGAAACGAAGATCGACCTGACCACCCTTCCAACATTCACCAACCCCGTGGGAAAGGTTATCTACGTCCTCAAGTACGATATCGAGATGACGGTTGCTGGGGGTGTTCTGGACTTTGCTGTTTATCGCGATGGCGTTCGGCAGGGAGGAAAGAGTGTCATGATCGAGTATGAGAATGCCTAA
- a CDS encoding hypothetical protein (EggNog:ENOG503PF2K), protein MTYCVAPTLTHHFEQQCTKGHAGQSEGASDESFVSIEQLQEMLESYRNVITDKSNHATDLEHENKKLKEQLSSVSGDSRWKLSSFLGRFSNEKALCTHDTEEYDTYISELEARLENAEHKCVELEVIINHQAAELRNAEQKFIEQEAIIKHQAAKFARDLEEQKFKDPVGYTKVSDNEIESKWKQLRFLVRQFEESHFPQSIDWETANSLAFLKSIPTATKYQAMSPRFLSAHSGSVFMELSSPLHLSHPGHLLEWVTWFVSFHPTIDGKEQDVPCQKPTRESFHEWRSQTVRFANMVPHRNYLPVLVKLRDVVAQDTKEDAVNAAVTEIITLAAELDTIFRTSTADFTIVISDAWPDSLLDENYRFGFPFDPDMMEPTRRLRPPPHCSKRNESMNVDLVIAPGIVKCGTADGKHYDKKRVLVKLEVIYDKQTTQDGISIPKKVKTLG, encoded by the exons ATGACATACTGCGTTGCGC CTACTTTGACCCATCACTTCGAGCAGCAGTGCACCAAGGGCCATGCTGGTCAGTCCGAAGGAGCAAGCGATGAGAGCTTCGTCAGTATTGAGCAGCTTCAGGAGATGCTAGAGTCCTATCGGAATGTCATCACGGACAAATCCAACCATGCAACAGATCTTGAGCACGAGAACAAGAAGTTGAAAGAGCAATTGAGCTCGGTCAGCGGAGACTCGCGATGGAAACTATCCAGCTTTCTCGGCAGGTTTAGTAATGAGAAAGCTCTTTGCACTCATGACACTGAGGAATACGACACCTACATCAGCGAGCTTGAGGCCAGGCTCGAGAATGCCGAGCACAAGTGCGTCGAGCTAGAAGTAATCATCAATCATCAGGCCGCCGAGCTCAGGAATGCCGAGCAAAAGTTCATCGAGCAGGAAGCTATCATCAAGCATCAGGCCGCCAAGTTTGCCAGAGATCTTGAGGAGCAGAAGTTTAAAGATCCCGTTGGTTACACGAAGGTCTCGGACAACGAGATCGAATCCAAATGGAAGCAGCTGCGATTTCTGGTTCGACAATTTGAGGAGAGCCACTTCCCCCAGTCCATCGATTGGGAGACTGCCAATTCGCTAGCCTTCTTGAAGTCAATTCCTACAGCTACCAAATACCAGGCAATGTCGCCGCGTTTTCTATCCGCTCATTCGGGCAGCGTATTTATGGAACTATCTTCACCACTACATCTTTCGCATCCAGGCCACTTACTGGAATGGGTCACTTGGTTCGTCTCTTTCCATC CCACCATTGACGGCAAGGAGCAGGACGTCCCTTGCCAGAAACCCACACGGGAGAGTTTTCATGAATGGCGGTCCCAAACTGTGCGATTTGCCAACATGGTCCCACACCGGAACTATCTCCCTGTTCTTGT GAAACTCAGAGATGTGGTGGCCCAGGATACCAAAGAGGATGCGGTGAATGCCGCTGTCACCGAGATCATCACGCTTGCAGCAGAACTAGACACGATTTTCCGCACATCAACGGCAGACTTTACGATCGTCATCAGTGATGCCTGGCCTGATTCTCTTCTTGACGAAAATTACAGGTTCGGGTTTCCATTCGATCCAGATATGATGGAGCCAACGCgccgtcttcgtcctccgcctcACTGTTCGAAGAGAAACGAGTCGATGAATGTCGACCTTGTTATTGCCCCCGGGATCGTCAAATGCGGGACTGCGGACGGGAAGCATTACGACAAAAAGAGGGTTCTCGTTAAGCTTGAGGTGATATACGATAAGCAAACCACGCAGGATGGGATTTCTATTccgaagaaggtgaagacATTGGGTTAG
- the HNT3 gene encoding aprataxin-like protein (EggNog:ENOG503P02Q; COG:S) — translation MAEQAEDIDDIVDHPAGANSLEHDDEPSSASSKPKNAFAELMAPKRKAPASPEPEKRPKDKAARWRGALVQYINNPSSFGSQVLRVTPNTVLIKDSFPKATVHLLLLPRSEKHSLLRPNEAFADPAFLAIVREEAASAAKLAAAELERLLGSFSVSNKPRLEATDYTNRPPGRDYLKEIKVGMHAHPSMDHLHVHIISKDMHSPKVKHKKHYNSFNTEFFIPLVDYPLADDDVRRDVGFQNGNLSKDFKCWRCGKDFGNKFTQLKKHLEEEFEEWKKE, via the coding sequence ATGGCCGAGCAAGCAGAAGATATTGACGACATCGTCGACCACCCCGCTGGGGCAAACTCCTTAGAACACGACGACGAGCCATCATCGGCCTCGTCAAAGCCAAAGAATGCATTTGCCGAACTCATGGCCCCGAAGAGAAAGGCCCCGGCCTCACCAGAACCCGAAAAGCGTCCAAAAGACAAAGCCGCCCGCTGGCGCGGCGCCTTAGTTCAGTatatcaacaacccctcctcctttggcAGCCAAGTACTCCGGGTAACTCCCAACACAGTCCTCATCAAGGACTCGTTCCCCAAAGCCACcgtccatctccttcttctaCCTCGCTCAGAAAAGcactccctcctccgtcctAATGAAGCTTTCGCCGACCCTGCCTTTTTGGCCATCGTACGAGAAGAAGCCGCTTCGGCAGCCAAACTCGCCGCAGCCGAGCTAGAAAGATTGCTCGGTTCTTTTTCAGTCTCAAACAAGCCTCGTCTAGAAGCAACAGACTACACCAACCGACCCCCAGGACGGGATTATCTCAAAGAAATCAAGGTCGGGATGCACGCACACCCGAGCATGGATCATCTGCATGttcacatcatcagcaaGGACATGCACTCGCCCAAGGTGAAGCACAAGAAGCACTACAATAGTTTCAACACCGAGTTTTTTATTCCCTTGGTGGATTATCCACTGGCAGATGACGACGTCAGGAGGGATGTGGGGTTCCAGAACGGGAATCTGAGCAAGGATTTCAAATGCTGGAGGTGCGGGAAGGACTTTGGGAATAAGTTTACGCAGCTGAAGAAGCatctggaggaggagtttgaggagtggaagaaggagtaA
- a CDS encoding hypothetical protein (COG:S; EggNog:ENOG503PEV2), translated as MLTNLITFLCGSLLLSLTGLACADADPATNYTIVELQWDMPITPGDASNGTVTVTGTVQQAIAQMDALYPGWNERFQSQISPRADGPVVGAALDELESYNCNFGTSCIISYILTGIDYLRGLEGGTKPKNGPGPGNCGRVSCSHNAAIWWCNDNNAAKEITWGKIADGAQVIVDNCRSGSSLKDVKGQAFYKSKWNVIVRRDPC; from the exons ATGTTGACAAATCTCATCACCTTCCTTTGCGGCAGCTTGCTGCTCAGCTTAACTGGC CTTGCCTGTGCAGATGCAGACCCCGCGACCAATTACACCATCGTCGAACTCCAATGGGACATGCCCATCACCCCCGGAGATGCCAGCAACGGCACTGTCACCGTCACCGGCACTGTCCAGCAAGCCATTGCCCAGATGGATGCCCTGTATCCTGGCTGGAACGAGAGATTTCAGAGCCAGATTTCACCGCGGGCTGACGGCCCCGTGGTCGGCGCCGCGTTAGATGAGCTCGAGAGCTACAATTGCAACTTTGGAACATCTTGCATCATCTCCTACATTCTTACGGGCATCGACTACCTCCGGGGGTTGGAGGGCGgcaccaagcccaagaacGGGCCCGGGCCGGGCAACTGCGGTCGTGTCAGCTGCAGCCACAATGCTGCTATCTGGTGGTGCAATGAT AATAACGCTGCCAAGGAGATTACTTGGGGGAAGATTGCCGACGGAGCCCAGGTGATAGTTGATAACTGCAGGTCGGGCAGTTCGTTGAAGGACGTCAAGGGTCAGGCTTTCTATAAGAGCAAATGGAACGTCATCGTCCGCCGTGATCCTTGCTAG
- a CDS encoding hypothetical protein (EggNog:ENOG503P08U; COG:O; CAZy:GH45) codes for MLLLYHHLLCLLTLRHHALVKAQTVAKTYTGWDCCKPICASTDNRPSLLTTRGAVRVCNRSNQPLPTTAGVSAVTGCQPGVNTNTAAYLCDTYQPIPISNDLSYGFAIQVQDSQAADHPNCCKCYQLRWLTGAAANKTMIVQVVTPGGAGGDVKRGDMIILTPGGGVGPLGQGGCNGMYGGGYNWGGAQGGVRNRQECERLPGGLWGGCYWRWNWAGGVVNGWDVVYHQVECPGRLVGISGCVA; via the exons ATGCTCCTActctaccaccacctcctctgcctcctcaccctccgccaccaTGCCCTCGTCAAAGCCCAAACAGTAGCAAAGACCTACACAGGCTGGGACTG CTGCAAACCCATCTGCGCCAGCACCGACAAccgcccctccctcctcaccacccgcgGCGCCGTCCGCGTCTGCAACAGATCCAACCagcccctccccaccaccgccggcgtCTCAGCCGTGACGGGCTGCCAGCCCGGCGTaaacaccaacaccgccgcctACCTCTGCGACACGTACCAGCCCATTCCCATCTCCAACGACCTCTCCTACGGCTTTGCGATCCAGGTCCAGGACAGTCAAGCAGCTGACCATCCTAATTGCTGTAAATGCTATCAATTGCGGTGGTTGACTGGGGCGGCAGCGAATAAAACGATGATTGTACAAGTTGTTACCCCTGGGGGTGCGGGGGGGGATGTCAAAAGGGGCGACATGATTATTTTGACtccgggagggggggtaggGCCGCTGGGGCAGGGGGGGTGTAATGGGATGTATGGGGGGGGTTACAACTGGGGGGGTGCACaggggggggtgaggaataGGCAGGAGTGTGAGAGGTTGccgggggggttgtgggggggttgttatTGGAGGTGGAATTGGGccgggggggtggtgaatgggTGGGATGTGGTTTATCATCAGGTTGAGTGTCCGGGGCGGTTGGTAGGGATTTCGGGGTGTGTGGCTTGA
- a CDS encoding hypothetical protein (COG:S; EggNog:ENOG503NZCG), whose amino-acid sequence MSDTRNVCITAVDGQTGFLIAELLLKEERFKKQITSLSGLSLDPSSAKAKELESLGAVIVPHNPGREREMVNALKKIGCDTICLIPPAKEDKFDICVELTNAAKKAGVQNVLLISAAGCDYAERDKQPRLREFIDLEALVLAEKGNADVALGHSPCVIRAGFYAENILLYAQQAQSEGVLPLPIGENHKFAPVALGDIAHVAAHVLSGKGPHGFDDKHRGQMMVITGPMLCAGKELAESASKALGQTMEFENISEREAKRILKNQATIDDSEKEYLLEYYSLVREGKTNYIATTAFHDVTGEHPTEPDEFFRLYAGELRPKKKVKHNGA is encoded by the exons ATGTCCGACACCCGCAACGTTTGCATCACCGCCGTCGACGGCCAAACCGGCTTCCTCATCgccgagctcctcctcaaagaAGAGCGCTTCAAGAAGCAAATCACCAGCCTCAGCGGCCTCTCCCTCGACCCGAGCTCGGCCAAGGCCAAAGAGCTCGAGTCGCTCGGTGCCGTCATCGTGCCCCACAACCCCGGCCGCGAGCGCGAGATGGTCAATGCCCTCAAGAAGATCGGCTGCGACACCATCTGCCTGATCCCTCCCGCGAAGGAGGACAAGTTTGATATTTGCGTCGAGCTGACCAAtgcggccaagaaggcgggTGTTCAGAATGTGCTGTTGATTAGTGCTGCTGGGTGCGATTATGCCGAGAGGGATAAGCAGCCGAGGCTGAGGGAGTTTATTGATTTGGAGGCTTTGGTGCTGGCTGAGAAGGGTAATGCGGATGTTGCCTTGGGACATTCGCCTTGTGTTATTCG TGCTGGTTTCTACGCCGAAAACATCCTCTTGTATGCCCAGCAAGCCCAGAGCGAGGGCgtccttcctcttcccatTGGCGAGAACCACAAGTTTGCTCCTGTTGCCCTCGGTGATATTGCGCACGTTGCTGCCCATGTTCTCTCCGGAAAGGGCCCTCACGGCTTTGACGACAAGCACCGCGGTCAGATGATGGTCATCACTGGACCTATGCTCTGCGCTGGAAAGGAGCTTGCCGAGTCGGCCAGCAAGGCTTTGGGTCAGACGATGGAGTTTGAGAATATCTCTGA GCGTGAGGCGAAGAGAATCCTCAAGAACCAAGCCACCATCGACGACTCCGAGAAGGAGTACCTCCTCGAGTACTACAGCCTGGTGCGTGAGGGCAAGACCAACTACATCGCCACGACTGCTTTCCACGATGTCACGGGCGAGCACCCCACCGAGCCGGACGAGTTCTTCCGCCTGTATGCCGGCGAACTGCgtcccaagaagaaggtgaagcACAATGGTGCTTAA
- a CDS encoding hypothetical protein (COG:S; EggNog:ENOG503PAS5): protein MAKTLHKQINLQKVQGPDNTYICDWHTDWAFGITLHGGCTAAGIYSALTNHLTHTPHPDILKLHLEFLRPCTREAFTITITTLRTGATSTTLQATLTQSSNLKILAIATAINFSTSLGPSSSSEWTLLPPPNPLPNFKAVESNQKDPNWVIGRIKGEFLPFTDRMLILAPRQGHTTNGVHDGWYKFLYANNDDKEYSPDHEGGVDNTLLTFLADALPSMSDMLMRTGGAYDPHGIHSKMVAWESADIKNEGRPAVVRNLLKDAMKAEAFSNTVTLDVELKKRVDPNRGNGWFLIRTTAKMLEKGRMDVDVVIADENMELLVVAQQTVLVLEAGRKFSKGRKAAL from the exons ATGGCGAAAACACTCCACAAGCAAATCAACCTCCAAAAAGTCCAGGGGCCAGACAACACTTACATCTGCGACTGGCACACCGACTGGGCCTTTGGTATCA CCCTTCACGGCGGCTGCACCGCCGCCGGAATCTATTccgccctcaccaaccatctcacccacaccccccaccccgacatcctcaaactccaccTCGAATTCCTCCGCCCTTGCACCCGCGAAGCCTTCACCataaccatcaccaccctccgcaCCGGCGCAACAAGCACAACTCTCCAAGCCACCCTCACCCAATCCTCCAATCTCAAGATTCTCGCCATCGCCACAGCCATCAACTTCAGCACCTCCCTCggcccctcctcatcttcagaatggaccctcctcccccctcccaacccactcCCCAATTTCAAAGCAGTAGAATCCAACCAAAAAGACCCCAACTGGGTAATTGGCAGGATAAAAGGGGAGTTCTTACCGTTCACAGACCGGATGCTCATCCTTGCGCCACGGCAAGGCCACACGACAAACGGGGTTCATGACGGGTGGTATAAATTCCTTTATGCAAACAATGACGACAAGGAGTACTCTCCCGATCACGAAGGCGGGGTGGATAACACCCTGTTGACGTTCCTGGCAGATGCACTGCCCAGTATGTCGGACATGTTAATGCGCACTGGTGGTGCGTATGATCCACATGGGATACACTCCAAGATGGTGGCTTGGGAAAGTGCAGACATAAAAAACGAGGGcaggccggcggtggtgaggaattTGCTCAAGGATGCGATGAAGGCGGAGGCGTTTAGTAATACTGTGACATTGGATGTTGAGCTCAAGAAACGGGTGGATCCGAACAGGGGAAATGGGTGGTTCTTGATTCGGACAACGGCGAAAAtgctggaaaaggggaggatggatgTCGATGTCGTTATTGCGGATGAGAACATGGAGTTATTGGTGGTCGCGCAGCAGACGGTATTGGTGTTagaggcggggaggaagtttagcaaggggaggaaggcggcGCTTTAA
- a CDS encoding hypothetical protein (COG:S; EggNog:ENOG503PDBR): protein MTSNISVTAVRIESGAPFQFVADQTTTRVCTLANGKLRVKVDNEEEYAIGARGVFKIDAGVGSRGFNRYYEVVVLHVNGFQAL, encoded by the coding sequence ATGACATCAAATATCTCCGTCACGGCTGTCAGAATCGAATCTGGAGCGCCTTTCCAGTTCGTAGCTGATCAGACCACAACGAGAGTCTGCACTCTGGCCAATGGCAAACTGAGAGTGAAGGTTGATAACGAAGAGGAGTATGCTATTGGAGCGAGGGGTGTGTTCAAGATTGATGCTGGGGTTGGAAGTAGGGGTTTTAACCGGTATTATGAAGTTGTTGTGTTGCATGTGAATGGTTTTCAGGCTTTGTGA